The Chloroflexi bacterium ADurb.Bin180 genome segment GGAGGGTGTGCATTCGGCCCTGCGCGATGCGCGTGCCCTGCTTGTAGTGGCACTGGCCTGGCTCGCAGCCGGCCACGAGAACTGCCGCGACGCCAGCCTGCAACGCCGACAACACAAAGGTGGGGTCGACCCTTCCCGAGCAGGGAACGGTTACTACGCGGACGTTCGGTGGCAGCTCAGCCATCGCTGCGCGGTCATCTTCCGCGCGGAGGTTCCAACTGCAGTTAAAGACCAGCACCTTGGGCTCGCCACCCCTGGTCTTCTTGAGCCAGTGTCCCGCCTGGATCCGGGCAGCGATCTTCTCGTTGCTGTGGTCCTCCACCGTGATCGCCGAGAGCGGGCACGCCGCGGCGCAGATGCCACAGGCCATACAGAGCGCCTTGTTCGTCTGCGAGACCTTGCGCTCTTTGCCGTCGATGGTTTTGACTACCAACGACAAGGCTCCATAGGGACAGGCCTTTTCGCACACGTCACAGCCAGAGCACTTTTCCTCGTCCACCTGGGAGGTGGGCAGCGGAGACTCGTAGCCTTCGCGCACGGCGATGTTCTTGATGGCCTGCATCAGCTCCGAGATGCGGATGCCCTGCGGACAGTGGGGGTAGCAGAGGTCACAGGATGAGCAGTGCCAGATCGTTGGGTTCTCAAAGGTCTCCTGGCGCATGTCGAGCATGACCATGCGCAGGATTCGCCGCGGGTTATAGTCGGGACAGGTCTGGTTGATGAGACACATGCTCACACACGTGCCACAGGAGTAGCAGCGCTGCAGATGCTGCCCGCCTGGCTCGGCCATGACCTCGTCCTTGAAACTGCGGACCGTCTTTTCTGCGTGTTCCATGGCTGTCTCCCTCGCTATACCTTGGCCAGCTCAAGTGCACGGGCCACTTCGGGGATCTCAGGCAGCCGGCGAACGCGCCGCTCAAGCTCGGGCCTGGTCCGCTCGATCTCTTCCTTCAGCGCCTGGGGATCGATCTTTCGCAGCGCCCCATCCATCTCGCGGATGACCTGAGCGTACTTGGCGCCTTCAGCCGCCGAGATCCACTCAACCCGGAAGCGCTGCGGTGAGATGCCGAGGTCCACCAGACGCTTGGTCAGCTTCTCAAAGCGCTCGGCACCCACGCGTTGCCCGGTGATATAGTGACAGTCCTGCGGGTGGCAGCCG includes the following:
- a CDS encoding Methyl-viologen-reducing hydrogenase, delta subunit; amino-acid sequence: MCSARMDQDFVYEAFRLGAGMVLVSGCHPQDCHYITGQRVGAERFEKLTKRLVDLGISPQRFRVEWISAAEGAKYAQVIREMDGALRKIDPQALKEEIERTRPELERRVRRLPEIPEVARALELAKV
- a CDS encoding NADH dehydrogenase subunit I gives rise to the protein MEHAEKTVRSFKDEVMAEPGGQHLQRCYSCGTCVSMCLINQTCPDYNPRRILRMVMLDMRQETFENPTIWHCSSCDLCYPHCPQGIRISELMQAIKNIAVREGYESPLPTSQVDEEKCSGCDVCEKACPYGALSLVVKTIDGKERKVSQTNKALCMACGICAAACPLSAITVEDHSNEKIAARIQAGHWLKKTRGGEPKVLVFNCSWNLRAEDDRAAMAELPPNVRVVTVPCSGRVDPTFVLSALQAGVAAVLVAGCEPGQCHYKQGTRIAQGRMHTLRNMFEQVGLDTGRVRFVQIGTEERGRLPAMIMDLVAELKSARVPVA